In Saccharothrix violaceirubra, the following are encoded in one genomic region:
- a CDS encoding 3-hydroxyacyl-CoA dehydrogenase NAD-binding domain-containing protein produces MTIHYERDDTGVVTLTMDLTGSVNVMNAEYRAAMGAAVSRLEAERDKVTGVLLTSAKKTFFAGGDLAVLVGVERDDLGDTMAFVADVKGQLRRLERLGRPVVAVIEGSALGGGLEIALACHHRVVLDDDRIRLGLPEVTLGLLPGGGGVTRLVRMLGPRAALPLLTEGTRLRPEAAAEAGIVDAVASTPAELRDRARAWIAANPDPVQPWDRRGFTVPGTAGSEYAGLLASAPAMLRKKTHGVYPAPEKILAAAIEGTLVDVDTALEVESRYFVELLTGQVAKNMIGTYWFALNAITAGAARPSGVPPTSVTKVGVVGAGLMGSGIAAVCAAAGLEVVLKDVTREAAERGARGLPGITPTDSDADLAGCDPVIEAVYEDRPLKRRVLGDVAAVVSRDAVIASNTSTLPITGLADAVADPSRVIGLHFFSPVPRMRLVEIVVGARTSDDTLARAFDFVRHIGKTPIVVNDARGFYTSRVFGAYVTEGVALVAEGVGPALVENVARRSGMAVGPLAVSDEVALTLPLAIREQTLAEDPDASGVFADHPALDVLADLVGQGRTGRSGGGGFYEYPADGPKRLWPGLSRYRREVDVPERDVEDRLLFAQVLETVRCLDEGVLRSVGEADVGSVLGLGFAPWSGGTLQFVNAYGPAAFVARADELADRYAERFRAPESLRELARVGGKY; encoded by the coding sequence ATGACCATCCACTACGAGCGCGACGACACGGGCGTCGTCACGCTGACCATGGACCTGACCGGCTCGGTGAACGTGATGAACGCCGAGTACCGCGCGGCCATGGGCGCGGCCGTGTCGCGACTGGAGGCCGAACGCGACAAGGTCACCGGCGTGCTGCTCACGTCGGCCAAGAAGACGTTCTTCGCGGGCGGCGACCTGGCGGTGCTCGTCGGCGTGGAACGTGACGATCTTGGCGACACGATGGCGTTCGTCGCCGACGTCAAGGGACAGTTGCGCCGGCTGGAACGGCTCGGCCGACCGGTCGTCGCGGTGATCGAGGGCAGCGCGTTGGGCGGCGGTCTGGAGATCGCGCTCGCGTGCCACCACCGCGTCGTGCTCGACGACGACCGGATCAGGTTGGGTCTGCCCGAGGTGACGCTGGGGCTGCTGCCCGGCGGCGGCGGTGTCACGCGACTGGTGCGGATGCTCGGTCCGCGCGCGGCGTTGCCGTTGCTGACCGAGGGCACGCGACTGCGGCCGGAAGCCGCCGCCGAGGCCGGGATCGTGGACGCGGTCGCGTCGACGCCGGCGGAACTCCGTGACCGGGCGCGGGCGTGGATCGCGGCCAACCCCGATCCCGTCCAGCCGTGGGATCGGCGCGGGTTCACCGTGCCGGGCACGGCCGGTTCGGAGTACGCGGGACTTCTCGCGTCGGCACCGGCCATGCTGCGCAAGAAGACCCACGGCGTGTACCCGGCGCCGGAGAAGATCCTGGCGGCGGCGATCGAGGGCACGCTGGTCGACGTCGACACCGCGTTGGAGGTCGAGAGCCGGTACTTCGTCGAGCTGCTGACCGGCCAGGTCGCGAAGAACATGATCGGCACGTACTGGTTCGCGCTGAACGCGATCACGGCCGGTGCCGCGCGACCGTCCGGCGTGCCGCCCACGTCCGTGACGAAGGTGGGTGTCGTCGGCGCGGGACTGATGGGGTCGGGCATCGCCGCGGTGTGCGCGGCGGCCGGGCTGGAGGTCGTGCTCAAGGACGTCACGCGGGAGGCGGCCGAACGCGGTGCGCGCGGTCTGCCCGGCATCACACCGACGGACTCCGACGCCGACCTGGCCGGGTGCGATCCGGTGATCGAGGCCGTGTACGAGGACCGGCCGCTGAAACGTCGCGTGCTCGGCGACGTGGCGGCGGTCGTGTCGCGGGACGCGGTGATCGCGTCGAACACGTCGACGCTGCCGATCACCGGGCTGGCCGACGCGGTCGCCGACCCGTCACGGGTGATCGGTCTGCACTTCTTCTCCCCCGTCCCCAGGATGCGACTGGTGGAGATCGTGGTCGGCGCGCGGACGTCGGACGACACGTTGGCGCGTGCGTTCGACTTCGTCCGGCACATCGGCAAGACACCGATCGTCGTGAACGACGCGCGGGGCTTCTACACGTCGCGCGTGTTCGGCGCGTACGTGACGGAAGGCGTCGCGCTGGTCGCCGAGGGCGTCGGGCCCGCGCTGGTGGAGAACGTGGCGCGGCGGTCGGGCATGGCGGTCGGACCGCTGGCGGTGTCCGACGAGGTGGCGTTGACGCTGCCGTTGGCGATCCGCGAGCAGACCCTGGCCGAGGACCCGGACGCGTCCGGGGTGTTCGCCGACCACCCGGCGCTGGACGTCCTCGCGGACCTGGTCGGGCAGGGCCGCACCGGGCGGTCCGGCGGCGGCGGGTTCTACGAGTACCCGGCGGACGGGCCCAAGCGCCTGTGGCCGGGGCTGTCGCGCTACCGCCGTGAGGTGGACGTGCCCGAACGCGACGTCGAGGACCGCCTGCTGTTCGCCCAGGTGCTGGAGACCGTGCGCTGCCTGGACGAGGGCGTGCTGCGGTCGGTCGGCGAGGCGGACGTGGGCAGTGTGCTCGGTCTGGGGTTCGCGCCGTGGAGCGGCGGGACGCTCCAGTTCGTCAACGCCTACGGCCCGGCGGCGTTCGTGGCGCGCGCGGACGAGTTGGCGGACAGGTACGCGGAACGGTTCCGCGCACCGGAGTCGTTGCGCGAGTTGGCCCGCGTCGGCGGGAAGTACTGA
- a CDS encoding acetyl-CoA C-acetyltransferase produces the protein MSGALIFDAVRTPRGRGKRGSLHGVKPITLAAGVLDALARRTGLDTAAVDDVVFGVVSPVGEQGGDIARGAVLAAGWDPVVAGVQLNRFCASGLEAVNLAAAKVASGFEDLVVAGGVESMSRVPMGSDGGAWTTDPETMLATSFVPQGVSADLIATLEGITREDVDAYALRSQRLAAHAREHGYFARSLVPVVDRNGVTVLDHDEAIRPETTAEGLAGLKPAFRFHGDLGFDAVAIDRYPTVERIEHVHTPGNSSQIVDGAAAVLIGDDRAGRALGLTPRARIVSTAVVGTDPTIMLTGPAPAARKALERAGLGVDDIDLFEVNEAFAAVVLRFQRDLDVPDDKINVNGGAIALGHPLGATGCMILGTLLDELERRDLHRGLVTLCVGGGMGIATIVERVR, from the coding sequence ATGAGCGGAGCCTTGATCTTCGACGCGGTACGCACACCACGTGGCAGGGGAAAGCGCGGCTCGCTGCACGGGGTCAAGCCCATCACCCTGGCCGCCGGGGTGCTCGACGCGCTCGCGCGGCGTACCGGGCTCGACACCGCGGCCGTGGACGACGTCGTGTTCGGCGTCGTGTCCCCGGTAGGCGAGCAGGGCGGGGACATCGCGCGCGGCGCCGTCCTCGCCGCCGGCTGGGACCCGGTCGTGGCCGGCGTGCAGCTCAACCGGTTCTGCGCGTCGGGACTGGAGGCGGTGAACCTGGCCGCGGCCAAGGTCGCGTCGGGGTTCGAGGACCTGGTGGTCGCGGGCGGCGTGGAGTCCATGTCACGGGTGCCGATGGGCTCGGACGGCGGCGCCTGGACCACCGACCCGGAGACCATGCTCGCGACGAGTTTCGTACCGCAGGGCGTGAGCGCCGACCTCATCGCGACGCTGGAAGGTATCACGCGCGAGGACGTGGACGCGTACGCGTTGCGCTCCCAGCGACTCGCCGCGCACGCGCGCGAGCACGGATACTTCGCCCGGTCGCTGGTGCCGGTCGTCGACCGCAACGGCGTCACCGTGCTCGACCACGACGAGGCGATCCGCCCCGAGACCACCGCCGAGGGACTGGCCGGGCTCAAGCCCGCGTTCCGGTTCCACGGCGACCTCGGCTTCGACGCGGTGGCGATCGACCGGTACCCGACCGTGGAGCGGATCGAGCACGTGCACACGCCGGGGAACTCGTCGCAGATCGTGGACGGCGCGGCGGCCGTACTGATCGGCGACGACCGGGCCGGACGCGCGCTGGGGCTCACGCCGCGCGCCCGGATCGTGTCGACCGCGGTGGTCGGCACCGACCCGACGATCATGCTCACCGGTCCGGCACCGGCCGCGCGCAAGGCGTTGGAGCGGGCCGGTCTCGGGGTCGACGACATCGACCTGTTCGAGGTCAACGAGGCGTTCGCGGCCGTGGTGCTGCGTTTCCAGCGCGATCTCGACGTGCCCGACGACAAGATCAACGTCAACGGTGGCGCGATCGCGCTGGGCCACCCGCTCGGCGCGACCGGCTGCATGATCCTGGGCACGCTGCTGGACGAACTGGAGCGCCGTGACCTGCACCGCGGCCTGGTCACGCTGTGCGTCGGCGGCGGCATGGGCATCGCGACGATCGTCGAGAGGGTCCGATGA